From a region of the Nyctibius grandis isolate bNycGra1 chromosome 12, bNycGra1.pri, whole genome shotgun sequence genome:
- the LOC137669267 gene encoding golgin subfamily A member 6-like protein 26, translating into EKEKVKEEKEEVEEEMEEEEEEKEEEEKEEEEKEEEEEEEEEEEEEEEEEEEEEEEEEEEEKEEEEEKEKEEEEKEEEEEEKEEEEEEMEEEVEEEMEEEEEEEKEEEE; encoded by the exons gagaaggagaaagtgaaggaagagaaggaggaggtggaggaagagatggaggaggaggaggaagagaaggaggaggaagagaaggaggaggaagagaaggaggaagaagaggaggaagaagaggaggaggaagaggaagaagaggaggaggaagaggaagaagaggaggaggaagaggaagagaaggaggag gaggaagagaaggagaaggaggaggaagagaaggaggaggaggaggaagagaaggaggaagaggaggaagagatggaggaggaagtggaggaagagatggaggaggaggaagaggaagagaaggaggaggaagag